One Drosophila willistoni isolate 14030-0811.24 chromosome 2R unlocalized genomic scaffold, UCI_dwil_1.1 Seg167, whole genome shotgun sequence DNA segment encodes these proteins:
- the LOC26529319 gene encoding transcriptional regulator ovo, producing MAALTVGSPTSKLNPMLCDDCDYFNTTSAIFIDNSTQTEDDDDDDDEDEELELNIPHKSKLEQIVEEDNEMDKEHDKNEEEEHEQKQINFENLEQNVETNGIRNNIYNVNNQEELVSKADEQIIEKNEEPEKSEENIRRIEDDADEEDDDVARITGLALEMGYARIIDYDNLRIIEHVIESDEDNDDDEEEDGAPDKASSSANNCHNVVTITVKDEQAVATLESVETPTDSVPTATPESVTTSTCLVTAAAATPHIVDNNNNNRGRGSHDQRPKSERKVQIVTQKPPAAASSLKAASSSLNGIAAAATTSNTSSTLIKAFKSNLTPLAPPFQPAALKAKIQNTCNNNANINNNTNNNIMVQPTTGATALSSYATYEQATFYYQQQMATLTTPTQQQQQQQQLSPKQQQQQQQQHQQHCAQHAGVPHIHLPSSSGNGTQLLPVQLITLSGAAAASAAGATVTAATPSATAGAAATGAAWPLVEAPIYIDINGEFRSFCPAHGPPAVTNPTGAISHHHHHSHHQHQHHQQQQQQQQQPQQQPHSAVTNVNGNLVQAGQAATQQPRLLLQLDAVHQQQQQQQQQQQQQQQQQQIVAAGKRNKVYRGECPFYDISLRDEFIRPSVGLDQRQLKFCM from the exons ATGGCTGCTTTAACTGTAGGCAGTCCCACATCCAAATTGAATCCCATGTTGTGTGATGATTGCGATTATTTTAATACAACATCGGCAATATTTATCGACAACAGCACTCAAAccgaagatgatgatgatgacgatgatgaggatgaagAATTGGAATTGAATATTCCACATAAATCAAAACTAGAACAAATTGTGGAAGAAGATAACGAAATGGATAAGGAGCATGataaaaatgaagaagaagagcaTGAACAGAAGCAGATAAATTTCGAAAACCTGGAGCAAAATGTGGAAACAAATGGTATacgaaacaatatatataACGTTAATAATCAAGAAGAGTTAGTATCAAAAGCAGACGAACAAATTATTGAAAAGAATGAAGAACCTGAAAAGTCAGAAGAGAATATAAGACGGATAGAAGATGATGCCGATgaagaagatgatgatgtGGCTAGAATTACAGGCTTAGCTTTAGAAATGGGCTATGCTCGCATTATAGACTACGATAATTTGCGTATTATCGAGCATGTTATCGAAAGTGATGaagataatgatgatgacgaagAGGAAGATGGGGCTCCTGATAAGGCAAGTTCATCAGCCAACAACTGTCACAATGTCGTGACTATTACAGTCAAAGATGAACAGGCAGTAGCAACATTGGAAAGTGTAGAAACACCAACAGATTCAGTACCAACTGCAACGCCTGAATCAGTGACAACATCAACTTGTTTggtaacagcagcagcagcaacacctcATATAGTggataataacaacaataatcgCGGACGTGGTAGCCATGATCAAAGACCAAAGTCAGAACGTAAAGTACAGATAGTAACTCAAAAACCACCAGCGGCAGCATCATCGTTAAAGgcagcatcatcatcgttaAATGGcattgcagcagcagcaacaacatcaaataCTAGTAGCACCTTAATCAAAGCTTTCAAATCAAATCTAACCCCATTGGCACCACCATTTCAACCAGCTGCCTTGAAAGCGAAAATCCAGAATACTTGTAACAACAATGCCAACATCAATAACAAcactaacaacaacataaTGGTGCAGCCGACAACAGGAGCAACAGCTCTTAGTAGTTATGCTACGTATGAGCAGGCAACATTTTATTATCAACAACAGATGGCCACCTTAACGACACccacacagcagcagcaacaacagcaacagttgTCCCccaagcaacagcaacagcagcaacaacaacatcagcaacattgTGCTCAACATGCTGGTGTACCGCACATTCATTTACCCTCAAGTTCTGGAAACGGAACTCAATTGCTGCCAGTGCAATTGATTACCTTATCGGGTGCTGccgctgcttctgctgctggtGCTACTGTCACAGCAGCAACTCCCTCTGCAACAGCAGGAGCGGCTGCAACTGGCGCCGCCTGGCCACTTGTAGAGGCGCCAATTTACATAGACATCAATGGTGAGTTTCGTAGCTTTTGCCCAGCACATGGACCACCAGCAGTGACCAATCCAACTGGCGCCATTTcgcaccatcatcatcactctcaccatcagcatcaacaccaccagcagcagcagcagcaacaacaacagccacagcagcagccacattCAGCAGTGACAAATGTTAATGGAAATCTGGTCCAGGCTGGGCAAGCAGCAACACAGCAGCCTCGTTTATTGCTGCAACTGGACGCAgtccaccagcagcagcagcaacagcaacagcaacagcagcaacaacaacagcagcaacaaatcgTTGCCGCTGGCAAGCGCAATAAAGTTTATCGAGGTGAGTGCCCGTTTTATGACATTT cattaAGAGACGAGTTcatccgtccgtctgtcgGTCTGGATCAACgtcagttgaaattttgcatgtag